ATGATATAAAAGGTCATACCACTAAAACTAAGCTCTATTAAATAGGGTGGTCTGCCTGCAAAATTATTGGAGTATTGGTTGGAATTTAAGATAGAATAATGAGAAATGACTTCTACATCTTTGTGTACTAAATAGGCTAGAATTAAATTATTGTAATTATTGGGTATAATGTAGCCTGTATAATCTTCTAAGCTATTAGCTAGTTCCTGAAAAGCTTCTTCGTCATTTATCTCTTGTAAAGCATAAACATCAGCTTGCATAGCAGCCATAGCTACCGAAGTCGAATCAATAGTAGTTTGCTTGTTTTTTGGGAAAAATTCTAGATTCCACGTGACTACTTCAAAAGAACCTTCAGCACCAAAAACGAGGTCAGATAAACTTTGAGAAAATGTAAACGTTGAAACAAAAAGAAATAGAAGTATTAAGGTTTTACGCATAGGGCAAATTTACAATTTAAAGCTATACTAATAACTACGAATATTCTTATTAAATTAGCCTTTTAATAATCTTTATCCTTTATGGTTCATTTCAATAGAAGTCTATTCATAGTTGTACTCCTTTTATTTTACATAACTAACTATGCTCAATCATTGAGTAACTTAGGCTTTGGTAATGACAATACTTTCGATGTCATTACTTGGAATTTGGAAAGCTTTCCTAAAGTAGATGGTACGACTGAGAATTATGTTTCTGACATTATCGTTGAACTAGAATCAGAAATCATCGGTTTTCAAGAAATAAACAATATATCGGCTTTCAATACTATGATGGAATCTACATCGGGCTATACCGGCTATGTGCTAGATGCTAACTATGGAGGTATAAATATGGCTTTTGCAGTCAAAAATGATGTTAGCGTTATTGATGAGTATGCCATACTATCTTCTAGCACTTATAGTTATGCTTTCGCTGGAAGACCTCCTTATTTGATACATGTAGAAAAAAACAACATTGAGTATTATATCATTAATGTACACCTTAAATGCTGTGGTGACGGCAACCTGAACACCTCAGATTCATCAGATGAGGAAAACAGAAGGTTAGTTGCCCTAAACCATATTAAATCCTATATAGACAATAATTTATCTAGTGAAAATGTATTGGTTATTGGTGATTACAACGATGAATTGGACGATAATACTGACGATAATGTTTTTCAAAATTTCATTGACGATAGCGATAATTACCTGTTTGCTGATATGAGCATTGCAACAGGAAATCCTCAGAATTTTTCTTTTCCAAACTGGCCAAGTCATATTGACCACATTCTCATTACCAATGAGCTTTTTGATGAGTTTAACTCTGGCGAAAGTGATGTTACTACCATACCAGTAGATAATTATATTAGTGGTGGTTTTAGTTCCTACGATGCATTTATTACCGACCACATGCCTGTGGGTATAAGTTTGGTTTATACTAACGGTTGTACCGACCCTTTAGCACTCAATTATAATCCTGATGCAATTACCGATGATGGTTCTTGCGCCTACGATACTGGCAATGATAATATGGTGCTGTTTTTCTCTGAATATGCCGAAGGTTCTTCCAATAACAAATACCTCGAAATCTACAATCCTACATCATCGGCAGTTAGTCTAGAAAATTACGCTATGGCACTAGTGGTAAATGCTCCTACTCAAGTAGGAGTGTATGATTCTTGGCACTATTTTGATACTGGCTCATCTGTTCCTGCCAATGGCGTTTTCATTGTAGCTCACCCCTATTCTGATGCTGCTATTTTAGCTGTTGCTGATATGACCACCACACACCTCAGTAATGGAGATGATGGTATAGCTTTAGTATATGGAAATCAGCCCTCAACTAACACAAGCCCATCAGCTGGTGGATATACCGTAGTAGATAGAATTGGCGATTGGAACGGTGACCCAGGAAATGGCTGGTCAGTAGCTGGAGTTTCTAATGCTACAAAAGACCACACTCTAGTTAGAAAGTGTTCTGTTAGTCAAGGAAACGAAGATTGGACAGCATCTTCTGGAAGTACTGCCGAAAATTCTGAATGGCAAGTATTACCAAATAACGATTGGTCTGATTTAGGACAACATTACTTTCCTTGTGACATTATCATTCAAGGTTGTACAGACCCTAATTCCATTAATTATAATGACCAAGCAACAGTCGATGACGGCTCTTGTATTTGTTGTTATTTAGGTTGTACTGATGAAATTGCTACCAATTACAATCCTAATGCTTATTTTAATGATGGTAGCTGTGAATACATTAGTGGCTGTACGAATCCTTTAGCATCTAATTATAATCCTGATGCAACTTTAGATGATAGTAGTTGCATTATCGAAGATAGCCCTTGTGACTATGTGCCTAGTGGATTATATGTTGACAATATCATTCACAACAGAGTGCAATTCAATTGGAGTCAACCTCAAGAGCTCCCCTCCTATTATATGATTCGTTACAGACCCACTGGCAGTAGCTCTTGGACGGTTATGACTGCAGGAACACAAAATACAAATCCATATAGTGGGACTTCTAGGACTCGCTACTTCTTACAAGCCAATACAAATTACGACTGGTCTATTAGAGCTAGAGTAATAGATGATGAAGGTAATGTAATATGCCAATCGGCGTGGTCACAGATAGCCAATTTCATTACACTCCCTAACTGTCCTAACCTTGAAAACTTAGCTGTGGTTACGGAAGCCAATTGGGTGACACTCACAGCAGATTCTCCAAATGGTGATTTTGATATATGGCAATCTAAAGGCAAAATTCGAAAAGTAGGAACATCAGAATATAGGTATGTTAATGGTAGTAATAGTATCAACGTGCTAAAAGGTAATTTTGAGGCTAATACCAATTACGAATGGCATACCAAAGCGTGGTGTACTGGCAATGTTGATGAATTTGGAAATTCTGACTTAATGTATCACTCATCTTGGGGAGAGTATAGTTCTTTCACTACTGAAGATATTTGTGACAAAACACCTTATAATTTGTCAACTACATCCAATGCAGCAAATACGACTATTACAATGTTATGGGACACCCCTACTAACGGCTATCCAGACCATTATTTTTTAGAGCTTAACAATCTTACAACAGGACAAACATGGGCATGGAATGATGTATCAGCTTACTCAAATTCAAAAACCAAATTCGGTCTAACAACAGGTAATTATTCATGGAGAATTAGAGGAGCATGTGGTAGTAATGGTACGTCTTGGGCTACACCATTTACAGCTTTAGAATTTTATACACTTGGATCTAATCGAATTGCGAATCAAGATTATGTATTCCATGTTTATCCCAATCCATCTCAAAAGGTCTTTAATGTAAACCTTAGCCTAACATCAATTGAAGATGTAGAAATTAAAATTACTAATAATATCGGTCAAATTGTTTTTCAAGACGTACAAACACAAACAAATTCTTACAAACATAGAATTGATTTGAGCAATTTACCTAAGGCTATTTATATAATTTCAGCAAAAACAGTTTCACTTTCTATTCATAAAACCATATTTCTACACTAGAAAAGTGTTGTTTTTATTTTTTTTTATAATTTGTACTAAATAGGTACTTGCTTTCGACATATATTATTCTAATATAGTATTCTCAAATTGCGTCTAAACAATAACATACTTTAATATTTTATTTATAGTTGTTAATATTTTATGAAAAAAAACCTTAGCTCAAAAGTTAAAATTTTATTTTTAATGCTTTTGTATTATCAAATACTAGCATTTTATGTATTATCTTTTATTATACTGATTAATACCAATGGAATGATAAGTACTAACATTAAAAGTAATATAATATTACTGATTTTACCCACCCTTATACCAGCCATACTATCAATCGTTGGAATTTATAAAATCACTATTTACTCTGATGAGGATTTATTGAAAATAAAATCTACTAATGTATTTTTATGGTTTTCTAAAGATAAAACAAAGACCATTCAAATTCCAAAGCTTCCTACAATTAGCGTCAAAGATAAATCAAGCTTTCTAGGTCTCAAAAAAAGTCTTTTGATAACAATCAAAACAAAAAATAAGCATCGCATAAATGTTTCTATTTTAAGTAAAGATGAAAGAAGAAATTTAATCGATAACATTAACAAAATGAAAGTCGATTAAAATGTACAAAGTTAAGCATACATACTTTTTCGATGAATTAAAAAATAATACCGAGGATAAAGTAAAATTTAAAGTCAATAGCTTAGGTAATTGTAACCTTCTTTCTGAAATTATTCTCGAAACCATTGACGAATACGTTAACTACAACACTATTCGTCGAATTTATGGCTTGGCACCTTATGTAAATACTCGAACTAAAACTCTTGATATTTTAGCTCGTTTTAATGGTTATAAAAGTTACTCACACTATATACAAACTTATTCTTACAAAAATAGACTTACAATTTCTGATCGAATATACAAAGTCATCAATAAACCTGAACAAAAAGAGCTTAATCAACTAGTAAAAGATATTCGAAAAAGTTCTGAAGATAATATAAGCTTATTGTCTCTACTTATCAGAGAACTTATTTACAATAAACAATTCAAGGCCTTGAATAATATATTTTATCTGAAAGAATTACAATATGAGACCTTTTCATATCATGAAATTTTAAGCTTAGGAAATTCTATTGGAATTATTTTTAGAAAAAAAAATGTAGTAAATCAAGAGTTGTTGCAAAATAACAATTTCCTAAGGATTGTCTTCTTAATATTTGTTGATTATAGTAGTATAAATAGCTACTATGGAGAGTGGGCCAAGTACATCAATGAAACTTCAAGA
This DNA window, taken from Flavobacteriales bacterium, encodes the following:
- a CDS encoding lamin tail domain-containing protein, with protein sequence MVHFNRSLFIVVLLLFYITNYAQSLSNLGFGNDNTFDVITWNLESFPKVDGTTENYVSDIIVELESEIIGFQEINNISAFNTMMESTSGYTGYVLDANYGGINMAFAVKNDVSVIDEYAILSSSTYSYAFAGRPPYLIHVEKNNIEYYIINVHLKCCGDGNLNTSDSSDEENRRLVALNHIKSYIDNNLSSENVLVIGDYNDELDDNTDDNVFQNFIDDSDNYLFADMSIATGNPQNFSFPNWPSHIDHILITNELFDEFNSGESDVTTIPVDNYISGGFSSYDAFITDHMPVGISLVYTNGCTDPLALNYNPDAITDDGSCAYDTGNDNMVLFFSEYAEGSSNNKYLEIYNPTSSAVSLENYAMALVVNAPTQVGVYDSWHYFDTGSSVPANGVFIVAHPYSDAAILAVADMTTTHLSNGDDGIALVYGNQPSTNTSPSAGGYTVVDRIGDWNGDPGNGWSVAGVSNATKDHTLVRKCSVSQGNEDWTASSGSTAENSEWQVLPNNDWSDLGQHYFPCDIIIQGCTDPNSINYNDQATVDDGSCICCYLGCTDEIATNYNPNAYFNDGSCEYISGCTNPLASNYNPDATLDDSSCIIEDSPCDYVPSGLYVDNIIHNRVQFNWSQPQELPSYYMIRYRPTGSSSWTVMTAGTQNTNPYSGTSRTRYFLQANTNYDWSIRARVIDDEGNVICQSAWSQIANFITLPNCPNLENLAVVTEANWVTLTADSPNGDFDIWQSKGKIRKVGTSEYRYVNGSNSINVLKGNFEANTNYEWHTKAWCTGNVDEFGNSDLMYHSSWGEYSSFTTEDICDKTPYNLSTTSNAANTTITMLWDTPTNGYPDHYFLELNNLTTGQTWAWNDVSAYSNSKTKFGLTTGNYSWRIRGACGSNGTSWATPFTALEFYTLGSNRIANQDYVFHVYPNPSQKVFNVNLSLTSIEDVEIKITNNIGQIVFQDVQTQTNSYKHRIDLSNLPKAIYIISAKTVSLSIHKTIFLH